ATAATATACATAGCCCAGCTGGTCGTCCACGGCAATGGCTTCGATCTCTTTCAAACCGCTGTACGCTCCGAATTTCCGCACCAGATCAGCCTTCACCTGTCCTTTTCCATTGTCAGAAAGCAGGTACTGCCATAAGTAAGTGCCATCGGTGGGGCCGGATTTGCGTCCCACAATCGCATAGATCTTTCCAGCCGGATTTTTATAAAGGGCAATACCCATCAGGTCACGCTCGCTGGCACCGGTTTGCCCTGTAAAAACTTCAATTCCGCCGCCATCGACCGGTTTCATGTCGGGCAGAGCGTAAATCCGCAGCTTGTGGGTAAAGCGCTCGGTCGTCACCGCAATGTCTGTGGGCCTGCCACCCAGCGATAGGCCATATTCAATGTCCACATTGTCGGGGCGTTGCAGGCCTCTTATGGTTTTGTCTTTCAGTGTCTTGCCTTTCAGGTCAAATACATACAGGCCACCATCCTGATCCTTGTCGGTTCCTATGATTAGGCTTGCGGCGGCATCGACGGGATTGATCCAAATGGCCGGATCGTCGGTATCATGTGCGACGGTGTCGGTAATGTAAAGTGGTTTAACCACCGATGCTGTGGTATCAGCATCGGTTTGGTTAGCATGGAGCTGCTTTTTGTCATTGCAGGAAAACAGGGCAATGCTTAGCAGCAATAATGGAATGGTTTGTCTCACGTCGAAAATCAAATCTTTATAATGGCGGACTTTATTTAGTGCCTAGTGCACCGGCGAAACTTTGTGGCGCGGGAGAGGTGTAAGTCACTCCATTGACCACAATTCCATTAGCATAAAGGCGTGTGAAGTCAGTTTTGCCTTTTCCAAGCGCGGGCGAGCCAGCCTGCAAATGAAAGTCCCACTTGGTATCGAATGCAGCATTGGTAGTAGCGGTCGATAGGGGATAGTTCACGAATTTTGGATCATTGTCACCGGCTTTGGTTGACAACAGGTCATTTGCACCTTTAATGATCTCAGCAGAAGGCTGGAACTGGTCAGTAGTCAACTGGTCGTGACCGTAGTAAACCGTGTTGCTGATCACCGAGCGATTGTCTTCGGCAGCTCCTTTGTCCCTTTTGATCCCAAAACGGTCATTGGCTAACAGGTTGTTGTACAGGTCGGCACGTACCGATTTTTCCAACCATATCGATCCGCCTTTGGTTGTAGGCCTTCTCCATCCGGCGTTGATAATGGTATTGTTATAGCCTACAATGTAAGCCTGTGGAGTACGGTCACCTGAGTTGGAAAGCTTCAATGCATTGGTATTAGGGCTGTAAATGACGTTGAAAGCCACATCAGCCTGCACACCCGACTTGATGTTGATCGCGTCGCCGCCAGATACACCCGTAGTGTAAAAATAATTGTTCGCAATAATGACCTTTCCGCCTTCAATGTAGAAACCATCTTCATTGAAATTACGGATAGTACTATTTACCACAACCAGTTTACCGTCGATATTAGGGAAATAAATAACTGGTACGTGTTCACCAGCCAACTGCTTGTAAAGTCCCGCTTTTACAGATGGAGACTCTTCGGTAGTTACCGCGCCGCCGTACTCTAAAATTGTATTTTTAAGCACAAATTCAGCGGATTTTGGTCCGGCGATCAGTCCCCCCCAAAGGTTACCAAACTGATTGGCAGTGGTTTTCCATGCATCAGGCACGGTGAATTTTACAGGCGCATCAGCAGTGCCCAGGCTGTAAAGATTTCCTTGTACCACCACTTCCGGCTTCACTACCGAATCGCTGAAAAGCACGGTAACACCTTCTTCAATAGTCAGTGATTTGCCTGCCGGGATCTGAATGTGGCCGGTGATTTTGTATGTTCCACCTTTGGTCCAGGTACCGGATACTTCACCGGAAACAGCTTCTTCAACCACCGGTTTTACTTCCGGCGTAGGCTCAGTTTTGTCATCACTGCAGCCAGCCAGTGCAAAAAGGGCCAGGGATGCGAATGCAAGTAGATTTTTCATTTTCAGATTGTTCATTTTGTAAAAAATTTTGATGGATTTGTTTTAAAGTTTGTATCGCACGCCAAGCAGGTACGAACGCTGGTAATAGTCACGCCTCATTAAAGTCCTGTTCTGGCGGGTTTGGTTGGGGATACCTTCGTTGACCGGGCTTGCACCCTTCATGTACACTTCCATGGGCGTGTTGAGCAGGTTCGCTGCTTTCACGAAAATGCCCAGGCCGTTTTGGAATGTCTTTTCAAGAGATGCATCCAGCTGCACGAATCCTTTTTGCCATTGATCATTGTTCAGGAACTGGGAAACAGTGTTGATCCGGTCGCCGGTATAGGATGCAGCCAATTGCCCGTCGAGGCCCTGTTTGGCATTTTTGTAGAGTAATGAAAGGTTGGCGACGTGGGCTGATTGTCCGTACAGCGGCCGCGACTGGTTGACGCTAATCGTCTCAAGGTCGCCGCTGGCATTGCGAATGCGTTTCGATTTGGGTGTGATGATCCTCGAATGGGTGTAAGTATAGTTGGCTTTCACACCGATCGTTTTGAAGTATTTGATATAATCAACCTCTAAACCATAGTTGGTGGCATTCCCAAAATTCCCCGGTGAATAGTAAATGTCCTGACCACGGATCGCGTCCTTTTGCAGTGTGTATTCGATCGGGTTTTTAATGTGTTTGTAAAAAACGCCTACCATTAACTGCTCCGCCGGTTTAGGGAAAAGCTCGTAGCGAAAATCGATGTTATCGGCCAGTGCTCTTTTGAGATCCGGATTGCCGCGCTCCTGATATTCCTCCTGAACAATACGATAAGGCACTATTTCAAAGAATCCCGGCCGGTTGAGCGACCTGAAATACGATGCCCGGAGATTGGTATTCTCATGTGTTTTGTATTTAAACTGAATGCTTGGGAGAATGTCGGTATAAGTCTGGTTGCCCACTGGCCGGTCTTCTCCGATCGGGAAACGCATTGCATACCCCTGGTCAGTAGCCTCAGCACGTACGCCGCCTAATATTTCCAATGTGGCCGACTCCGCCTTGAACTGGGCAAAACCCGACGTGATGCGCTCGGTAGCACTGTAATTGAGCGCCGAAGCAACCGACCCTCTCGGGTTCTGGATCGTCCAGCCGATCTGCGTGTAGTCGGTGAAATCGACGCCATATTCTGCCAGTGGTTTCGAAGGTCTCAGCTGGTAGTTGTTATAAAAATTAGTCCTTGATTTGTCCCTGTACAACCCGCCAGCACTCCATTCGACCTGCATTGGACCCATAGGCATTGCGTAAGAAAGATTGATATAGCCCGACAAATCACGGTCCGAATTGTGCTCCCAGCGGCGGGAGGCATCACCCACGGTAGTACGCTTTTCGACGAAATGCTCACGTATCCCAAGCAGTGGAACAGTCACATTATCAGGAACTTGATTGGTAGCCTTGGAATATACCGCTGACCACTGCAAAGCGAGCTTTTTGGTGAGCTGGTGCCTGCCCTGTAATGTACTATTGTAAATCTGCTGCTTCGTCAGCCTCGACCGCGTAGAGTAGCCCAATGTTGCATTGCCCAATACCGGATCATATCCGCCGATAGTCAGCTGCGTGGATTTAACGTCCCTGACCTGCACATTGGTAAGGCTCATGAATGCATTGTAAAACTGTATTTTATGTCGGTCATTAATCCGGTAATCCAGCTTGGAATGCAGCCCAAAACGTGTCTGTTGCTCCGAATACTTCCTTTCGCTCATCTTCGTCAGTGTTTCGCCGCTCAGGGTATCCACAGTTTCGGAATCAAAGAAAAGGCTGTTGCTGCCGCGGTATGTATTCTGATAGCTGCCTGAGAGCAATACCCCTAGTTTTTGATCCAGAAACCGGTTTCCAACCGCAAGGCTACCCAGCAAATTGGGCAGAGGAGATTTAGATTTGTAATCAATGGCGGCTTTGGAAAAATCCGATGGCGTTGCGCTGTATTGGTTACCTTTTTGTTCGTAGGGAGATTTAAACTGAATGTTTTTATGGTCAAATGACATGAAATCCCGTTGCAGAAACAGCTCATTGTATCCCGACGAAACATTGGCCGAGAATGTAAAACGGTCCGGTGCGTCCTTCATCACCATGTTCACCGCGCCACCGATCGCGTCGCCTTCCATGGCGGGAGTCAGTGTTTTGTATACTTCCAGCCGGTCCAGCAAATCCGACGGAAATATGTCCAGGGGCACGTAGCGGTATTTGTTATCAGGGCTCGGGATTTTAACACCGTTAACCAGCGTGTAATTGTAGCGTTTGTCCATTCCTCTTAAAATCGCATACTGGCCGTCGCCGTTGCTGTTTCTTTCAATGGTAACCCCCGAAATCCTTTGAATAACATTGGCAACAGTGAGGTCTGGCGAAATCTGGATGGTTTTGCCGGAAACGATATTCATAACCTGGCTCGCATTGCGTTCCAGCGACCTCGCCGTTTGATCCGAGGATGCATCTTTTTTACCAACAACCGCTACCTCATCCAATTGCAGCTCTGCCGCCGGGTCCAGTTTCAAGTCCAGCTCTACGGTCTCATTGTCGGTAATGGTAATATCTTTCCGTATGGTTGTGTAGGAAATATGGCGGATAATGAGCTGGTAGCTGCCTTTTTGAAGATTATGAATGGCAAATGTGCCGTCCAGGCCAGAAACATCATGAAAACTGGTGCCTTCTATCATGATCGCCACACCCAACGCAGGCTCGCCGCTTGCTGCTTCCAGCAATTTGCCTCTGACCGTCGCCGCGTAGAGTGGCACAGTTGCGAGGAAGCTAAAAATCAGAA
The genomic region above belongs to Dyadobacter pollutisoli and contains:
- a CDS encoding phytase; protein product: MRQTIPLLLLSIALFSCNDKKQLHANQTDADTTASVVKPLYITDTVAHDTDDPAIWINPVDAAASLIIGTDKDQDGGLYVFDLKGKTLKDKTIRGLQRPDNVDIEYGLSLGGRPTDIAVTTERFTHKLRIYALPDMKPVDGGGIEVFTGQTGASERDLMGIALYKNPAGKIYAIVGRKSGPTDGTYLWQYLLSDNGKGQVKADLVRKFGAYSGLKEIEAIAVDDQLGYVYYSDEGKGVRKYYANPEKGNKELALFATTGFTEDHEGISIYQSSDSTGYLLVSDQGANSFQLFPREGSAGNPHEHALIKKVKVSATHSDGSDMVSVPLNDDFRKGLFVAMSDNKTFHLYRWEDIIADPKLP
- a CDS encoding TonB-dependent receptor; the encoded protein is MKVYKFYLFLIFSFLATVPLYAATVRGKLLEAASGEPALGVAIMIEGTSFHDVSGLDGTFAIHNLQKGSYQLIIRHISYTTIRKDITITDNETVELDLKLDPAAELQLDEVAVVGKKDASSDQTARSLERNASQVMNIVSGKTIQISPDLTVANVIQRISGVTIERNSNGDGQYAILRGMDKRYNYTLVNGVKIPSPDNKYRYVPLDIFPSDLLDRLEVYKTLTPAMEGDAIGGAVNMVMKDAPDRFTFSANVSSGYNELFLQRDFMSFDHKNIQFKSPYEQKGNQYSATPSDFSKAAIDYKSKSPLPNLLGSLAVGNRFLDQKLGVLLSGSYQNTYRGSNSLFFDSETVDTLSGETLTKMSERKYSEQQTRFGLHSKLDYRINDRHKIQFYNAFMSLTNVQVRDVKSTQLTIGGYDPVLGNATLGYSTRSRLTKQQIYNSTLQGRHQLTKKLALQWSAVYSKATNQVPDNVTVPLLGIREHFVEKRTTVGDASRRWEHNSDRDLSGYINLSYAMPMGPMQVEWSAGGLYRDKSRTNFYNNYQLRPSKPLAEYGVDFTDYTQIGWTIQNPRGSVASALNYSATERITSGFAQFKAESATLEILGGVRAEATDQGYAMRFPIGEDRPVGNQTYTDILPSIQFKYKTHENTNLRASYFRSLNRPGFFEIVPYRIVQEEYQERGNPDLKRALADNIDFRYELFPKPAEQLMVGVFYKHIKNPIEYTLQKDAIRGQDIYYSPGNFGNATNYGLEVDYIKYFKTIGVKANYTYTHSRIITPKSKRIRNASGDLETISVNQSRPLYGQSAHVANLSLLYKNAKQGLDGQLAASYTGDRINTVSQFLNNDQWQKGFVQLDASLEKTFQNGLGIFVKAANLLNTPMEVYMKGASPVNEGIPNQTRQNRTLMRRDYYQRSYLLGVRYKL
- a CDS encoding right-handed parallel beta-helix repeat-containing protein, which codes for MKNLLAFASLALFALAGCSDDKTEPTPEVKPVVEEAVSGEVSGTWTKGGTYKITGHIQIPAGKSLTIEEGVTVLFSDSVVKPEVVVQGNLYSLGTADAPVKFTVPDAWKTTANQFGNLWGGLIAGPKSAEFVLKNTILEYGGAVTTEESPSVKAGLYKQLAGEHVPVIYFPNIDGKLVVVNSTIRNFNEDGFYIEGGKVIIANNYFYTTGVSGGDAINIKSGVQADVAFNVIYSPNTNALKLSNSGDRTPQAYIVGYNNTIINAGWRRPTTKGGSIWLEKSVRADLYNNLLANDRFGIKRDKGAAEDNRSVISNTVYYGHDQLTTDQFQPSAEIIKGANDLLSTKAGDNDPKFVNYPLSTATTNAAFDTKWDFHLQAGSPALGKGKTDFTRLYANGIVVNGVTYTSPAPQSFAGALGTK